Proteins from one uncultured Fusobacterium sp. genomic window:
- the dnaK gene encoding molecular chaperone DnaK, translated as MSKIIGIDLGTTNSCVAIMEGGNVTVIPNAEGARTTPSVVNVKENGEIIVGEIAKRQAITNPTSTVSSIKTHMGSDYKVEIFGKKYTPQEISAMTLKKLKKDAEAYLGEEIKEAVITVPAYFTDSQRQATKDAGAIAGLDVKRIINEPTAAALAYGLEKKKEEKVLVFDLGGGTFDVSVLEIADGVIEVIATAGNNHLGGDDFDAEIINWLTSEFKKETGIDLSNDKMAYQRLKDAAEKAKKELSSMMETSISLPFITMDATGPKHLEMKLTRAKFNDLTRHLVEATQGPTKTALSDAKLNPSEIDEVLLVGGSTRIPAVQEWVESFFGKKPNKGINPDEVVAAGAAIQGGVLMGDVKDVLLLDVTPLSLGIETLGGVFTKMIEKNTTIPVKKSQVFSTAVDNQPAVTINVLQGERAKASDNHKLGEFNLEGIPAAPRGIPQIEVTFDIDANGIVHVSAKDLGTGKQNTVTISGSTNLSKEDIERMTKEAEANEAEDRKFKELVETRNKADMLISSTEKSLKEYGDKASEQEKKDIEAAIEELKKVKDGEDKEAIDKAMEHLSQVAHKFAEEIYKEAQAKAQAGQQAGAQENKKADDDVAEAEVVD; from the coding sequence ATGAGTAAAATAATTGGTATTGACTTAGGAACAACAAACTCTTGTGTAGCAATAATGGAAGGAGGTAACGTAACAGTTATCCCTAACGCTGAAGGAGCAAGAACTACTCCATCAGTAGTAAACGTAAAAGAAAATGGAGAAATTATAGTAGGAGAGATAGCAAAAAGACAAGCTATTACAAATCCAACTTCAACTGTAAGTTCGATTAAAACTCACATGGGTTCAGATTATAAAGTAGAAATCTTTGGAAAAAAATATACTCCACAAGAAATTTCTGCTATGACACTTAAAAAACTTAAAAAAGATGCTGAAGCTTATTTAGGAGAAGAGATTAAAGAAGCAGTAATTACTGTACCAGCTTACTTTACAGACTCTCAAAGACAAGCAACTAAAGACGCTGGAGCAATTGCTGGATTAGATGTAAAAAGAATTATCAACGAACCAACTGCAGCAGCACTAGCTTATGGACTAGAAAAGAAAAAAGAAGAAAAAGTTCTAGTATTTGACCTTGGAGGAGGAACTTTTGACGTATCTGTACTTGAAATAGCTGATGGAGTAATCGAAGTTATAGCAACTGCAGGAAACAACCACTTAGGAGGAGACGATTTCGACGCTGAAATCATCAACTGGTTAACTTCTGAATTTAAAAAAGAAACAGGAATAGATTTATCAAATGATAAAATGGCTTACCAAAGATTAAAAGATGCAGCTGAAAAAGCTAAAAAAGAGTTATCATCAATGATGGAAACTTCAATCTCTTTACCATTCATCACTATGGATGCAACAGGACCTAAACACTTAGAGATGAAATTAACAAGAGCTAAATTTAATGATTTAACTAGACACCTAGTTGAAGCAACTCAAGGACCTACAAAAACAGCTTTATCAGATGCTAAATTAAATCCATCTGAAATTGATGAAGTATTATTAGTAGGAGGATCTACAAGAATACCAGCAGTTCAAGAGTGGGTAGAATCATTCTTCGGTAAAAAACCAAATAAAGGAATCAACCCAGATGAAGTTGTTGCCGCTGGAGCAGCTATTCAAGGTGGAGTATTAATGGGAGACGTTAAAGACGTATTATTACTAGACGTAACTCCATTATCATTAGGAATTGAAACTCTTGGAGGAGTATTCACTAAGATGATAGAGAAAAATACAACTATCCCAGTTAAAAAATCTCAAGTATTCTCAACAGCAGTAGATAACCAACCAGCTGTTACAATTAATGTATTACAAGGTGAAAGAGCAAAAGCTTCTGACAACCATAAATTAGGAGAATTTAACCTAGAAGGAATCCCAGCAGCACCTAGAGGAATCCCTCAAATCGAAGTAACATTTGATATTGACGCAAATGGAATTGTACACGTATCAGCAAAAGATTTAGGAACTGGAAAACAAAATACAGTAACTATTTCTGGATCAACTAACCTATCTAAAGAAGATATCGAAAGAATGACTAAAGAAGCTGAAGCAAATGAAGCTGAAGATAGAAAATTCAAAGAATTAGTAGAAACTAGAAACAAAGCAGATATGTTAATCTCTTCTACTGAAAAATCATTAAAAGAGTATGGAGATAAAGCTTCTGAACAAGAGAAAAAAGATATAGAAGCAGCTATTGAAGAGCTTAAAAAAGTAAAAGATGGAGAAGATAAAGAAGCTATAGATAAAGCTATGGAACACTTATCACAAGTAGCTCACAAATTTGCTGAAGAGATCTACAAAGAAGCTCAAGCTAAAGCACAAGCTGGACAACAAGCAGGAGCACAAGAAAATAAAAAAGCAGATGACGATGTAGCTGAAGCTGAAGTAGTAGACTAA
- the grpE gene encoding nucleotide exchange factor GrpE yields MFGKKENKVEEIKEQKDCGCGPDCNCTCNGEEKVEEVKQEDILAQKDEEIGKLKAEVDDWKQSYLRKQAEFQNFTKRKEKEMEELRKFASEKIITKLLDGLDNLERAIAASESTKDFDGLVKGVDMILGQLKGIMESEGVEAIKAEGKYDPMFHHAVMVEDNPEFEDDHIVLELQKGYTMKGKVIRPSMVKVCKRG; encoded by the coding sequence ATGTTTGGAAAGAAAGAAAATAAAGTTGAAGAGATAAAAGAGCAAAAAGATTGTGGTTGTGGACCAGATTGCAACTGCACTTGTAATGGTGAAGAAAAAGTTGAAGAGGTTAAACAAGAAGATATTTTAGCTCAAAAAGATGAAGAAATCGGAAAATTAAAAGCTGAAGTAGATGATTGGAAACAATCATATTTAAGAAAGCAAGCTGAATTCCAAAACTTTACAAAAAGAAAAGAAAAAGAGATGGAAGAGCTTAGAAAATTTGCTTCTGAAAAAATAATTACTAAATTATTAGATGGTTTAGATAACTTAGAAAGAGCAATAGCAGCTTCTGAATCTACAAAAGATTTTGATGGATTAGTTAAAGGTGTGGATATGATACTAGGACAATTAAAAGGAATTATGGAATCAGAAGGAGTAGAAGCTATAAAGGCTGAAGGAAAATATGATCCTATGTTCCATCATGCTGTAATGGTAGAAGATAATCCAGAATTTGAAGATGACCATATTGTACTAGAACTTCAAAAAGGTTATACAATGAAGGGAAAAGTAATTAGACCATCAATGGTTAAAGTTTGTAAAAGAGGATAA
- the hrcA gene encoding heat-inducible transcriptional repressor HrcA — MSITDREKLVLNAIVNYYLNFGDTIGSRTLVKKYGIELSSATIRNVMADLEDMGFIAKTHTSSGRIPTDKGYKYYLDELLKVEKLTKQERENIELAYENRVNELDMLLQQTSSLLSKLTTYAGIAMEPAVMLERVKKIELVHIDDYMVVAIIVLENRSVKTKKLMLTTPISKKELEELSNEINERLKVEDLTQMDVENYVIGKKKLIPRVAEHYEDESKLFINNVPSIFRDKHVNEVSEALELFNQRKDIRGIFEHIISTRNTTNGQVEVVFGDELGVKGLEDYSFVYSTYNIGDSQGVIGVIGPKRMAYSKTMGLIKYVTQEVNKAINQNQIEERKK; from the coding sequence ATGTCTATAACAGATAGAGAAAAATTGGTATTAAATGCCATAGTTAATTATTATCTCAATTTTGGAGATACTATAGGTTCTAGGACATTGGTAAAAAAATATGGAATTGAGTTATCTTCAGCAACAATTAGAAATGTAATGGCTGATTTGGAAGATATGGGATTTATAGCAAAGACTCATACATCTTCAGGAAGAATTCCTACTGATAAGGGATATAAATATTATCTTGATGAATTGCTAAAAGTTGAAAAACTTACAAAGCAAGAGAGAGAGAATATTGAATTAGCTTATGAAAATCGTGTGAATGAGTTAGATATGCTTTTACAGCAAACCTCTTCTTTATTATCGAAGTTAACTACATATGCAGGAATAGCTATGGAGCCAGCTGTAATGTTAGAGAGAGTTAAAAAGATTGAGTTAGTTCACATAGATGATTACATGGTGGTTGCTATTATAGTTTTAGAAAATAGATCAGTAAAAACTAAAAAATTGATGTTGACAACTCCAATTTCTAAAAAGGAATTAGAAGAGTTATCCAATGAGATAAATGAAAGATTAAAAGTAGAAGATTTAACTCAGATGGATGTAGAAAACTATGTAATAGGGAAGAAAAAACTTATTCCTAGAGTTGCAGAGCATTATGAAGATGAAAGTAAATTATTTATCAATAATGTACCAAGTATTTTTAGAGATAAACATGTGAATGAAGTTTCAGAAGCTTTGGAACTATTCAATCAAAGAAAAGATATTAGAGGAATATTTGAACATATAATAAGTACTAGAAATACAACTAATGGACAAGTTGAAGTAGTTTTTGGAGATGAGTTAGGAGTAAAAGGTTTAGAAGATTATAGTTTTGTATATTCTACTTATAATATAGGTGATTCTCAAGGAGTAATTGGAGTAATTGGACCAAAGAGAATGGCTTATTCAAAAACTATGGGACTTATAAAATATGTAACTCAAGAGGTAAATAAAGCAATAAATCAAAATCAGATTGAAGAAAGGAAGAAATAA
- a CDS encoding CHASE domain-containing protein, with protein MRKEKIKKRAFNSKILMLGIIINLLVIFFQKYEYEKIKSIQIKDAGIILTNKIKAKVEVLEDITEFLKGVSVARNGEVSQELFYKVSRFLYSLYQENEISGIFYLEGGKVKYAYPIEGNRGTLGIDILQKAERKDDALLAIRKKQAVLSGPYKLYQGNIGMIIRNPIFIQRDGKEEFIGFSALAIKFPNFMNSIDFNELKDYNYKISTYSNGEKKKITSKGIVSPNAKTFVTEILNNNWEITLDPINNNLGINTMLITGIGLFLLTLILSHLFYRYEERKKLLEEMELEKELLLVALENSQIVIFTYDDVNKKIHFRNKRSFLEEYNGKEEISSEMLEEKLIIEEGKEKLLKAFSQIRGGRKKVTCTVQKNSEKNGKIWEKITLLNPFVDKYGMEKIIGIVEEIKDYNEKELEKTIDKK; from the coding sequence ATGAGAAAAGAGAAGATAAAGAAAAGAGCTTTTAATAGTAAAATTTTAATGTTAGGAATTATAATTAATTTATTAGTAATATTTTTTCAAAAATATGAATATGAAAAAATTAAGAGTATTCAAATAAAAGATGCTGGTATTATCTTAACCAATAAAATAAAAGCTAAAGTAGAAGTATTAGAAGATATTACAGAGTTTTTAAAAGGGGTAAGTGTAGCTAGAAATGGAGAAGTATCACAAGAACTCTTTTATAAAGTTTCAAGATTTCTTTATTCTCTTTATCAAGAAAATGAGATTTCTGGTATTTTTTATCTTGAAGGTGGAAAAGTAAAATATGCTTATCCAATAGAAGGAAATAGAGGGACTTTAGGAATAGATATTTTACAAAAAGCAGAGAGAAAAGATGATGCCCTATTAGCAATAAGAAAAAAGCAGGCTGTTTTATCTGGACCATATAAATTATATCAAGGAAATATCGGAATGATTATAAGAAATCCTATTTTTATTCAAAGAGATGGAAAAGAAGAGTTTATAGGATTTAGTGCCCTTGCAATAAAATTTCCAAATTTTATGAATAGTATAGATTTTAATGAATTAAAAGACTATAATTATAAAATTTCTACTTATTCTAATGGAGAAAAGAAAAAAATAACAAGTAAAGGAATTGTATCACCTAATGCTAAAACTTTTGTTACTGAAATTTTAAACAATAATTGGGAAATAACTTTAGATCCTATAAATAATAATCTTGGAATAAATACAATGCTTATTACTGGAATAGGATTATTTCTATTAACTTTAATTTTATCTCATTTATTTTATCGTTATGAAGAAAGAAAAAAACTATTGGAAGAGATGGAATTAGAAAAAGAATTATTATTAGTAGCATTAGAAAATAGTCAGATTGTAATTTTTACTTATGATGATGTAAATAAAAAAATACATTTTAGAAATAAAAGAAGTTTTTTAGAAGAATACAATGGAAAAGAAGAAATATCTTCAGAGATGTTAGAAGAAAAATTGATTATAGAAGAGGGAAAGGAAAAATTACTTAAAGCTTTTTCACAAATTAGAGGTGGAAGAAAAAAAGTGACTTGTACTGTTCAAAAAAATAGTGAAAAAAATGGAAAAATTTGGGAAAAAATTACTCTTCTAAATCCTTTTGTAGATAAATATGGGATGGAGAAAATAATAGGAATTGTTGAAGAAATTAAGGACTATAATGAAAAAGAATTAGAAAAAACTATTGACAAAAAATGA
- a CDS encoding hybrid sensor histidine kinase/response regulator: MKGSFKRYIRKRALFGLTILSFFIILSVFSLALVREKILDNVQLMGEEVAEHLLMKENEKIENYEMFVRTASIWLNDQIKKNRNEKELKEWMKKYTDYINQELNTEKVEVYASIDKKIIGATYWEGDENFDVDKAEWYNLALLANGSVIYTDTYIDARTEEREFTVAKKINDRNDVLAVDIYLDELSGTEHIDELPLGSSFYLCDAKGNIVYSVHENKNSEKEINLYIQKVLKEILEGKHDVSDSFTIDMQGKKRGVYYSSSKNGWISIITIPYSTLLSEVKELYHLYIGSFILFIIIGMIAYFREIRLNKKIEETNEAVRVLGNSYYAIYRINFEKETYFMLKASDYMREKLSKIGNYQVFLETVLEVIEPEAREEFQKGFSIENIRELVRRRVRDFGGDFKRDFNSEYRWVNIRVLYDESLSINEVILCFKEINDEKRQQLNHIELLKDSLNTMEKNMEARNIFFSNMSHDMRTPLNGIIGLSELAKSHVENPKEITSYLDKINSSSKQLLSLINDILDLSKAELGKKELNREEFNLKESIEESLILFEVDAKKMEKEFSVIYKIQNNNVIGDFNKLRQILNNIISNAFKYTRIGDKITLTIEEIKRENYSNFYFEIKDTGYGMTKEFLEKIFIPFERETRFGAKGIKGTGLGMAIVKNLVTQLDGEIEITSEINKGTTVSIMIPLETTNNEEKIKIEKTKELEGSIKGKTILIAEDNEINMEIATELLKMKGLNVIQAWNGLEAIHKFEEAEEGSIDIILMDMQMPELDGCEAAKRIRKLSRKDAQVIPIIAVTANAFPEDIAATTLAGMNGHISKPIDFNILDRKLREYLKV, from the coding sequence ATGAAGGGAAGCTTTAAAAGGTATATTCGTAAAAGAGCACTATTTGGATTAACAATACTTTCTTTTTTTATTATTTTATCTGTTTTTTCTTTAGCTTTAGTTAGAGAAAAGATTTTAGATAATGTACAGTTAATGGGGGAGGAAGTAGCTGAGCATCTATTAATGAAAGAGAATGAAAAAATAGAAAATTATGAGATGTTTGTTAGAACTGCTAGTATATGGTTAAATGATCAGATTAAAAAAAATAGAAATGAAAAAGAATTAAAAGAATGGATGAAAAAATATACTGATTATATTAATCAAGAGTTGAACACAGAAAAAGTTGAAGTATATGCTTCTATTGATAAAAAAATAATAGGTGCTACTTATTGGGAAGGAGACGAAAACTTTGATGTAGATAAAGCTGAGTGGTATAATTTAGCATTATTAGCAAATGGGAGTGTAATATATACAGATACTTACATAGATGCGAGAACAGAAGAGAGAGAGTTCACAGTAGCTAAAAAAATTAATGATAGAAATGATGTTTTAGCTGTGGATATATATTTAGATGAACTATCAGGAACAGAGCATATTGATGAATTACCATTAGGAAGTTCTTTCTATCTTTGTGATGCTAAAGGAAATATCGTATATAGTGTGCATGAAAATAAAAATAGTGAGAAAGAGATAAACCTTTATATTCAAAAAGTTTTAAAAGAAATTTTAGAGGGGAAACATGATGTTTCAGATTCTTTTACTATTGATATGCAAGGGAAAAAGAGAGGAGTCTATTATTCTAGTTCTAAAAATGGTTGGATATCTATAATTACTATTCCCTATTCGACACTTTTATCTGAAGTAAAAGAGCTTTATCACTTATATATAGGAAGTTTTATACTATTTATAATAATAGGAATGATTGCTTATTTTAGAGAGATAAGATTAAATAAAAAAATAGAGGAGACAAATGAAGCAGTAAGAGTTTTAGGAAATTCATATTATGCTATATACAGGATTAATTTTGAAAAAGAAACATATTTTATGTTGAAAGCTTCTGATTATATGAGAGAAAAATTATCTAAAATAGGAAATTATCAAGTATTTTTAGAAACAGTACTTGAAGTTATAGAACCAGAAGCTAGAGAAGAGTTTCAAAAAGGGTTCTCAATAGAGAATATAAGAGAGTTAGTTAGAAGAAGAGTTAGAGACTTTGGAGGAGATTTTAAAAGAGATTTTAATTCTGAATATAGATGGGTAAATATTAGAGTACTTTATGATGAATCTTTAAGTATTAATGAAGTTATTTTATGTTTTAAAGAGATTAATGATGAAAAAAGACAACAATTAAATCATATAGAATTATTAAAAGATTCATTAAATACTATGGAGAAAAATATGGAAGCTAGAAATATATTTTTTTCAAATATGTCTCATGATATGAGAACTCCTTTAAATGGAATAATAGGCTTGTCAGAATTAGCAAAATCTCATGTAGAAAATCCTAAAGAGATAACTAGTTATCTAGATAAAATTAATAGTTCAAGTAAACAACTTTTAAGTTTAATAAATGATATTTTAGACCTTTCAAAAGCAGAATTAGGAAAAAAAGAGTTAAATAGAGAGGAGTTTAATTTAAAAGAGAGTATAGAAGAGAGTTTAATTCTTTTTGAAGTAGATGCTAAAAAGATGGAAAAAGAGTTTTCAGTAATTTATAAAATACAAAATAATAATGTGATAGGAGATTTTAATAAATTACGTCAAATTTTAAATAATATTATTTCTAATGCTTTTAAATATACTAGAATTGGAGATAAGATAACTTTAACTATAGAGGAGATAAAAAGAGAAAATTATTCTAATTTTTATTTTGAAATAAAAGATACTGGTTATGGAATGACAAAGGAATTTTTAGAAAAGATATTTATTCCTTTTGAAAGAGAAACAAGATTTGGAGCTAAGGGGATAAAAGGAACAGGGCTTGGAATGGCAATAGTAAAAAATTTAGTTACACAATTGGATGGAGAGATAGAGATAACTAGTGAAATAAATAAAGGTACAACTGTATCAATAATGATCCCATTAGAAACAACTAATAATGAAGAAAAAATAAAAATAGAAAAAACTAAAGAACTAGAAGGGTCAATAAAAGGAAAAACAATACTTATAGCTGAAGATAATGAGATAAATATGGAGATAGCTACAGAATTACTTAAAATGAAAGGACTTAATGTAATACAAGCTTGGAATGGATTAGAAGCTATACATAAATTTGAAGAAGCTGAAGAGGGAAGTATAGATATTATTTTAATGGATATGCAAATGCCTGAATTAGATGGTTGTGAAGCAGCTAAAAGAATAAGAAAACTATCAAGAAAGGATGCTCAAGTGATACCTATAATAGCTGTAACAGCTAATGCTTTTCCAGAGGACATAGCAGCTACAACTTTAGCTGGGATGAATGGACATATATCTAAACCAATAGATTTCAATATTTTAGATAGAAAGTTAAGAGAATATTTAAAGGTATAG
- the eutJ gene encoding ethanolamine utilization protein EutJ, producing the protein MDLNLVNNYIKKFDEVIENPILDFDKDEFYVGVDLGTANIVMSIVDKDGNPVAGEVYGSSVVKDGIVVDFVGAIRIVREMKHRLEEKLGIEITKGYTAIPPGVEKGSVKAIVNVIDSAEIDVVKVVDEPTAASYVLNIKDGVVVDVGGGTTGISVIKDGEVIFTADEPTGGTHMSLVLAGNYGITFDEAEKIKKDKSKEKEVFPIIKPVVEKMAHIVKRFLKDYEVEDVYVVGGACTFSEFEQVFEKELKKKVIKTYKPLLVTPLGIALTGLNS; encoded by the coding sequence ATGGACTTGAACTTAGTAAATAATTACATAAAAAAATTTGATGAGGTAATAGAAAATCCTATTTTAGATTTTGATAAAGATGAATTTTATGTGGGAGTAGATTTAGGAACAGCTAATATAGTAATGAGTATTGTAGATAAAGATGGAAATCCTGTTGCAGGAGAGGTATATGGCTCTTCTGTAGTAAAAGATGGAATTGTAGTAGACTTTGTTGGAGCTATTAGAATAGTTAGAGAGATGAAACATCGTTTAGAAGAAAAACTTGGAATAGAGATAACAAAAGGATATACAGCTATTCCGCCAGGAGTAGAAAAAGGTAGTGTAAAAGCTATTGTAAATGTTATTGATTCTGCTGAAATAGATGTAGTAAAAGTGGTAGATGAACCTACAGCAGCTTCTTATGTTTTAAATATAAAAGATGGAGTAGTTGTAGATGTTGGTGGTGGAACTACAGGAATAAGTGTAATAAAAGATGGAGAGGTAATATTTACAGCTGATGAACCTACTGGTGGAACTCATATGTCTTTAGTTTTAGCTGGAAACTATGGAATAACATTTGATGAAGCTGAAAAAATTAAAAAAGATAAATCTAAGGAAAAAGAGGTATTTCCAATAATAAAACCAGTAGTAGAAAAAATGGCACATATAGTTAAAAGATTTTTAAAAGATTATGAGGTAGAAGATGTATATGTAGTTGGAGGGGCTTGTACATTTTCAGAGTTTGAGCAAGTATTTGAAAAAGAGTTAAAGAAAAAAGTTATAAAAACATATAAGCCTTTGTTAGTAACTCCGTTAGGAATAGCATTAACAGGATTGAATAGTTAA
- a CDS encoding BMC domain-containing protein, which translates to MKKTLLLLEFRSIGTGFLYLDEITKNFNVDIEKVGILCPGKYMIVCSGLQGEIVSLNTYLDLLQNKHIDKNISKIMVSGVSVDILEKLNRGIKFETRVRSLGLVEFSNSIRAIETADYLEDESPVEILTIRAGVGMFDKGVVLFEGDTSAVKNSIDKVKKLGYKELISAELINSPNEIFLKNFKI; encoded by the coding sequence ATGAAAAAGACACTTTTACTTTTGGAATTTAGAAGTATAGGAACAGGATTTCTATATTTAGATGAGATTACTAAAAATTTTAATGTAGATATAGAAAAAGTTGGTATCTTATGTCCAGGAAAATATATGATAGTTTGTAGTGGTTTACAGGGAGAGATCGTTTCTTTAAATACCTACTTAGATCTATTACAAAATAAGCATATAGATAAAAATATAAGTAAAATTATGGTAAGTGGAGTAAGTGTAGATATTTTAGAAAAGTTAAATAGAGGAATAAAATTTGAAACTAGGGTTAGAAGCTTAGGGCTAGTAGAATTTTCTAATAGTATTAGAGCAATAGAAACTGCTGATTATTTAGAAGATGAAAGTCCAGTAGAGATATTAACAATTAGAGCTGGAGTAGGGATGTTTGACAAAGGGGTAGTACTTTTTGAAGGAGATACTTCAGCAGTGAAAAATTCTATAGATAAAGTAAAAAAATTAGGATATAAAGAGCTCATAAGTGCTGAACTGATAAATTCACCAAATGAGATATTTTTAAAAAATTTTAAAATTTAA